A part of Candidatus Jidaibacter acanthamoeba genomic DNA contains:
- the ccmE gene encoding cytochrome c maturation protein CcmE → MPLIKRNKAWKRRAYIIAIFVLFFAVAIAITLKVFNDNIVFFLNPTELKEREAEFRGKEFRVGGLVVAGSIKYLKDKEILQFRITDLNEELTVQYRGIIPNLFTENQGTVALGKLVDNKVFIARELLAKHDENYMPKEIADSLKKSEHWKSKK, encoded by the coding sequence ATGCCGTTAATAAAAAGAAATAAGGCATGGAAGCGACGTGCATATATAATAGCAATTTTTGTGCTGTTTTTTGCCGTGGCGATTGCTATAACTTTAAAAGTCTTTAATGATAATATTGTATTTTTTTTGAATCCGACTGAGCTTAAGGAAAGAGAAGCCGAATTTAGAGGCAAAGAGTTTAGGGTAGGGGGATTGGTTGTCGCAGGCAGCATTAAATATCTTAAAGATAAGGAAATATTGCAGTTTAGGATTACTGATTTAAATGAAGAGCTTACTGTTCAATATAGGGGCATAATCCCAAATTTATTTACTGAAAACCAAGGAACGGTGGCATTAGGTAAACTTGTTGATAATAAAGTATTTATTGCCAGGGAACTGCTTGCTAAGCATGATGAAAATTATATGCCCAAAGAAATTGCCGATTCCTTAAAAAAATCAGAGCACTGGAAAAGTAAAAAATAA
- a CDS encoding ankyrin repeat domain-containing protein, translated as MEDNDLELVQWLYGKNPNFINSVGRKKSNVFIEAVSSGSLEVVQWLYEKKPCFIDSVDETGENAFLVATQRSHFKVMKWLYEKNPNFINSISKYEKNAYTYVNNYSQDERVKIKYWLLERKPDLFYSKDARLEFPDISIPLLLLAHGIKGFLSANAYELKKCLESLELESKNKFNLLYDYVDNFGRSLVGIEINQSVMLSNMPAELQLYITNIATSSLVSESEFPKITSALLKDVKALEILKQRCAKEILLEGYPRFIKEHSPKIDYMEELRKAVIQNHIQKTSRFMATTAVKAYNDDAKPQGTFTEKIISWTSFALEQIINWVKGKPCEEYNKRQMRIKIEEMTNLISPILGTRLEKFDDYVFPELRAELMKAMYKTLVRLVNKSNDKVRHAIIEGVNKVIDTIPQSYVEKYAIRSEGEQIKIS; from the coding sequence ATCGAAGATAACGACCTTGAGTTGGTACAATGGCTGTATGGGAAGAACCCAAATTTTATTAATTCTGTTGGTCGGAAGAAAAGTAATGTATTTATAGAAGCTGTTTCTAGTGGCTCATTAGAGGTGGTACAATGGTTGTATGAAAAGAAACCGTGTTTCATCGATTCAGTTGACGAGACTGGAGAGAATGCATTTCTAGTTGCTACCCAAAGATCACATTTCAAAGTAATGAAATGGCTTTATGAAAAGAATCCAAATTTCATTAATTCGATTAGTAAATATGAAAAAAATGCATATACATATGTTAATAATTATTCTCAAGATGAAAGGGTAAAAATAAAATATTGGCTTTTAGAAAGAAAGCCTGATCTCTTTTATTCTAAAGATGCTAGGTTGGAATTCCCTGATATTAGTATTCCTTTATTACTTCTTGCACATGGTATTAAAGGTTTTTTGTCCGCAAATGCTTATGAATTGAAAAAATGCCTGGAATCATTAGAACTAGAAAGTAAAAATAAATTTAATTTACTTTATGATTATGTAGATAACTTCGGCAGAAGTTTAGTTGGGATTGAGATTAATCAAAGCGTTATGCTAAGCAATATGCCTGCCGAGCTACAGTTATATATAACAAATATAGCTACCTCTTCATTAGTAAGCGAATCGGAATTCCCAAAAATTACTAGCGCCCTTTTAAAAGACGTTAAAGCTTTAGAGATATTAAAGCAAAGATGCGCAAAAGAAATATTGCTGGAAGGTTACCCTAGATTTATTAAAGAACACTCCCCTAAAATTGATTACATGGAAGAATTAAGAAAGGCAGTTATTCAAAATCACATACAAAAAACTTCAAGGTTTATGGCAACCACGGCAGTTAAGGCATATAATGATGATGCTAAGCCTCAGGGCACATTTACAGAGAAGATAATCAGCTGGACATCATTTGCACTGGAACAGATAATTAACTGGGTTAAAGGAAAGCCTTGTGAAGAATATAATAAAAGGCAAATGAGAATTAAGATAGAGGAAATGACTAACCTTATTTCACCTATACTTGGGACAAGATTAGAGAAGTTTGACGACTATGTATTCCCTGAGTTAAGAGCCGAACTTATGAAGGCAATGTATAAAACCTTAGTACGATTAGTTAATAAAAGTAATGATAAAGTTAGGCATGCGATAATAGAAGGGGTTAATAAGGTAATAGATACTATTCCTCAATCCTATGTAGAAAAATATGCAATTAGAAGTGAAGGAGAACAGATAAAGATAAGTTAA
- a CDS encoding ankyrin repeat domain-containing protein — MKKSLRILDIYGKKSIEHLESFLEQGGDINEKDGSEAGLLYYATNYRYTNVVEFLLKHEKLDVNSQDYFGTTALHVAARNGYMEIAKLLLARGAEVNLTDKEGETPLHNSILTMHCLELIPLLMGRGANIHARRAEEGSTVLHLAARTGEVKIYKCLLEFGADPDMRTFELRDIVDGEEVVTRSYSAKELYRKLYPEKIKEFEAAEREVEAKRNGYSPGERVGAVGGSRKREHGFTGAIEDSRNTGLVKPADESSPEKPSENKEKKCWADPKVKRPRLGKDLRNSADNREEQKPVVRGF, encoded by the coding sequence ATGAAAAAGAGTTTACGAATATTAGATATTTATGGAAAAAAGTCAATAGAGCATCTTGAATCATTTTTAGAACAGGGGGGAGATATTAATGAGAAAGATGGAAGCGAAGCCGGACTACTTTATTACGCAACTAACTATAGGTATACTAATGTGGTTGAGTTCCTACTGAAACATGAAAAATTAGATGTCAATTCCCAAGATTACTTTGGTACTACTGCTTTACATGTAGCTGCCCGTAATGGGTATATGGAAATAGCAAAGCTGCTTCTAGCAAGGGGGGCTGAGGTCAATTTAACTGATAAAGAAGGGGAGACTCCGTTACATAACTCTATTTTAACTATGCATTGTCTTGAACTTATCCCTTTACTTATGGGACGTGGTGCTAATATTCATGCAAGAAGAGCAGAAGAAGGTAGTACAGTTTTACATCTAGCTGCCAGAACAGGTGAAGTGAAGATTTATAAATGCTTACTTGAATTTGGTGCTGATCCTGATATGCGTACTTTTGAATTAAGAGATATTGTAGATGGTGAGGAAGTAGTTACAAGGAGTTATTCTGCGAAAGAACTATACAGAAAACTATATCCCGAAAAAATAAAAGAATTTGAAGCAGCTGAAAGGGAAGTTGAAGCTAAAAGAAATGGATATAGCCCCGGAGAAAGAGTAGGAGCTGTAGGGGGTTCTAGAAAACGTGAACATGGGTTTACAGGAGCTATAGAGGATTCCAGAAATACTGGACTTGTAAAACCCGCGGATGAATCTTCACCTGAAAAACCTTCAGAAAACAAAGAGAAAAAATGTTGGGCTGATCCTAAGGTTAAAAGACCTAGGCTCGGTAAAGACTTGAGAAATTCAGCTGATAATAGAGAAGAACAGAAACCGGTGGTAAGGGGGTTTTAA
- a CDS encoding sodium:solute symporter produces the protein MQIMNNLSLLDLSVFAIWITLSIGVIIVRRLKNLNSKASDKDYILMGRKLTLPLFVATLVSSWYGGVFGVTQIAFEHGIYNFITQGLFWYIAYIIFAYFLVKKIHQKNALTFPDLIKKTYGEKSAKLAAILLIFKALPITYALSLGAFIQTMFDLSLPLSIVAGTSVVVLYTCISDFRSVVYSDFLQFCCMYLGVITVVIFSFYSIGNPLVLVENLPPHYFTLSGKHEFSTIILWLFIAFSATLISPVFYQRCMAAGSPLIAKKGIIISTVFWIIFDICTTLGGMYAKVHMPDANSLNAYLLFGLQILPSGFRGIFLAGITATVISTLDSFIFAGSTLFSYDLRPKKYTASVGYRTLSVLSIGFLTIIIALQFDNVIEDVWITLEGYFGALLIIPIIWSYFIKTKISDNAFIFTAFLSMSIMLIKDVFFNNIKIEAFYFGLIATLTVYNFIFLYERCIKKLICKVF, from the coding sequence ATGCAAATTATGAACAACCTATCTCTCCTTGACTTAAGTGTTTTCGCTATTTGGATTACTCTCTCAATAGGGGTGATTATCGTACGCCGGCTCAAAAATTTGAATTCTAAAGCAAGCGACAAGGATTATATCCTGATGGGTAGGAAACTGACCCTACCGTTGTTTGTTGCAACCCTGGTCTCCTCCTGGTACGGTGGGGTATTCGGGGTAACGCAGATTGCTTTTGAGCACGGGATATATAATTTCATTACCCAAGGGCTGTTTTGGTATATTGCTTATATTATTTTCGCCTATTTTCTGGTTAAAAAAATACATCAAAAAAATGCCCTTACTTTTCCTGATTTAATCAAAAAAACTTACGGCGAAAAATCTGCTAAGCTTGCTGCAATACTGCTTATTTTTAAAGCATTACCGATAACTTATGCCCTAAGCCTTGGCGCTTTTATTCAAACGATGTTCGATTTATCGCTTCCACTTTCAATTGTAGCGGGTACTTCGGTAGTCGTGTTATATACCTGCATAAGCGATTTCAGGTCAGTGGTATACTCGGATTTCCTGCAGTTTTGCTGTATGTACTTAGGGGTAATAACGGTAGTAATATTTTCATTTTACAGCATAGGCAATCCGCTGGTGTTAGTAGAAAATTTACCTCCCCATTATTTTACTCTTTCCGGCAAGCATGAATTCAGCACTATTATATTATGGTTATTTATCGCATTTTCAGCTACCCTGATAAGCCCGGTTTTTTACCAAAGATGTATGGCGGCAGGCAGCCCACTCATAGCTAAAAAGGGAATAATTATTTCCACAGTTTTTTGGATAATTTTTGATATCTGCACTACATTGGGCGGGATGTACGCCAAAGTGCATATGCCTGATGCTAATTCGTTAAATGCCTACCTGTTATTCGGCTTACAAATTCTCCCTTCCGGCTTTCGGGGTATTTTTCTTGCAGGAATCACGGCAACGGTTATATCAACATTGGATTCATTTATTTTTGCCGGTAGCACACTTTTTTCTTATGACCTTAGACCTAAGAAATATACCGCCTCAGTCGGATATAGAACGCTAAGTGTGTTATCAATTGGCTTCCTCACCATAATTATTGCACTTCAATTTGATAATGTAATTGAAGATGTTTGGATAACTTTGGAAGGATATTTTGGCGCTCTTTTAATTATCCCGATTATTTGGAGTTATTTCATCAAAACTAAAATCTCGGATAATGCATTTATATTTACTGCTTTTTTAAGTATGAGCATAATGCTAATAAAGGATGTCTTTTTCAATAATATAAAAATAGAAGCATTTTACTTTGGGCTTATTGCTACCTTAACAGTTTATAACTTTATTTTTTTATATGAGAGATGTATAAAAAAACTTATATGCAAAGTCTTTTAA
- a CDS encoding flagellar hook assembly protein FlgD encodes MVTSASLSTNISDLKRREPGNEDLSKAELAEQKIAQQKKTFFKLLAVQLQNQDPTSPMDTNQMTAQIFTMNAVEQQLESNRLLEKIYDVLHDQQIAQPSANIGKVASYEGNLFKLSNGSGEFSYTLNSNLKSVGVEIKNQAGAVVYKDLLKTNIGNHTFQWNGEDSNGNKLPEGNYNFLITALDANDDPVSIKSFVSGKIDGIVSENNDFKYSIEGKEINKEKIRTIKDDNNTFNPNARGSSSTESKVKETTGQDEDSAANNNKPSLFKHFLNLIS; translated from the coding sequence ATGGTAACATCAGCATCCCTATCAACCAATATTTCCGATCTTAAAAGAAGGGAGCCCGGCAATGAAGACTTAAGTAAAGCCGAGCTTGCGGAACAGAAAATTGCTCAGCAGAAAAAAACCTTTTTTAAATTGCTTGCAGTTCAACTACAGAATCAAGATCCGACTAGTCCTATGGATACTAATCAGATGACCGCACAAATCTTTACTATGAATGCGGTTGAGCAACAACTGGAATCAAATAGATTGCTGGAAAAAATTTATGATGTTCTCCATGATCAGCAAATAGCTCAACCTTCAGCGAATATCGGTAAGGTTGCTTCATACGAAGGCAATTTGTTCAAATTATCAAACGGCAGCGGGGAATTTAGTTATACTCTAAACTCAAACCTTAAATCAGTAGGTGTTGAAATTAAAAATCAAGCCGGTGCCGTAGTATATAAAGATCTATTAAAAACTAATATAGGTAACCATACCTTCCAATGGAACGGCGAAGACAGCAATGGAAATAAATTACCTGAGGGTAATTATAATTTTTTAATTACCGCACTTGATGCTAATGATGACCCGGTCTCAATTAAATCTTTCGTCAGCGGTAAAATTGACGGGATAGTTTCAGAAAACAACGATTTCAAATACAGCATTGAAGGGAAAGAAATCAATAAAGAAAAGATTAGAACAATTAAAGATGATAATAATACTTTTAACCCTAATGCTAGAGGCAGTTCGTCTACCGAAAGCAAAGTAAAAGAAACTACCGGGCAGGATGAGGATTCAGCGGCAAATAACAACAAACCTTCTCTATTTAAACATTTTTTAAACTTAATAAGTTAA
- a CDS encoding flagellar hook-length control protein FliK: protein MDSLIVGNLPVNIAANEQSVITHSLLNGMVGGNIDPKLGNFEQLLNGLSSFLPSEDIINLEIKPDANQQNYNFYSSLTLLNEKQDIAASKPSMPSLINHSFSHPEFNLAQNITLQSNPTFDIEKNFNFDGFIGQPREFITLVNLENTVKQLPSNNQIDKQNPEVLLTPNGEKENNTDLNINSKLTNEYSEIQIIPNEMSNIPFKESLPFDKKSFIADKEEYTFFEEIDSLPYPSNLIYEENSYYINTQKLPIQETSTPIIFTKEKPNVDLTNFKEKEPKLNIKKDDNQGKLNSENLEPHAEIQPLKDSRLNPQVQTNLSTGSLNEFDKELTVEADSSENNYQNPIYEITPKAGKYSVKPLEELKTNNLPNYSHIAEQVSMRINKAITSGETRIQVELSPQELGKIEISLQVDAMGNKKIEILSEKFTTFDILQSSVKELESSLSALTGGNEGTSLNFGLRDHQQHQQHRGHQDSSFKFEQENLNSLESQESEFLISTEHEEDNINILA, encoded by the coding sequence ATGGATAGTTTAATAGTAGGAAATTTACCCGTCAATATTGCTGCAAATGAGCAGAGTGTTATTACCCACTCGTTACTTAACGGAATGGTCGGTGGTAATATCGATCCGAAACTTGGTAATTTTGAACAATTACTAAATGGCTTATCTAGCTTCTTGCCTTCTGAAGATATTATAAATTTAGAAATAAAGCCTGATGCAAATCAGCAAAACTATAATTTTTACAGTAGCCTCACCTTATTAAATGAAAAGCAGGATATAGCAGCATCTAAACCTTCTATGCCTTCTTTGATAAACCATTCTTTTTCTCATCCGGAATTTAATTTAGCTCAAAATATAACACTTCAGAGCAACCCTACATTCGATATAGAGAAAAATTTTAATTTTGACGGATTTATTGGGCAGCCGAGAGAATTTATAACTTTGGTAAATCTTGAAAATACGGTTAAACAATTACCCTCAAACAATCAAATAGACAAGCAAAATCCGGAGGTGCTTCTAACCCCGAACGGTGAAAAAGAGAATAATACTGATTTAAACATTAATAGCAAATTAACAAACGAATACAGCGAAATTCAAATCATTCCAAATGAAATGAGTAATATCCCGTTTAAAGAAAGCTTACCTTTTGACAAAAAATCTTTTATAGCTGATAAAGAAGAGTATACATTCTTTGAAGAAATTGATTCTTTACCTTATCCGTCAAATTTAATATATGAGGAAAATTCTTATTATATTAATACTCAAAAACTACCGATTCAGGAAACTTCTACTCCGATAATATTTACTAAGGAAAAGCCGAATGTAGATTTAACAAACTTTAAAGAGAAAGAGCCTAAATTAAATATTAAGAAAGATGATAACCAAGGGAAGTTAAATTCAGAAAACTTGGAACCGCATGCTGAAATACAGCCATTAAAAGATTCGCGGCTAAATCCTCAGGTTCAGACAAATTTATCTACCGGATCATTGAATGAATTTGATAAAGAATTAACAGTTGAAGCTGATTCAAGCGAAAACAATTATCAAAACCCAATCTACGAAATAACACCTAAAGCCGGCAAATACTCCGTAAAACCTCTTGAAGAGTTAAAAACAAATAATCTGCCGAACTATAGCCACATTGCCGAACAAGTTTCCATGCGAATCAATAAAGCAATCACCTCCGGAGAAACAAGAATCCAAGTGGAGTTATCACCCCAAGAGCTTGGCAAAATTGAGATATCTTTGCAGGTTGATGCTATGGGAAATAAAAAGATAGAAATATTAAGTGAAAAATTTACTACTTTTGACATTTTGCAGAGCTCGGTAAAAGAATTGGAATCATCCTTATCCGCATTAACCGGAGGGAATGAAGGCACCTCATTAAATTTCGGGCTTCGCGATCATCAGCAACATCAGCAGCATAGAGGCCACCAAGACAGCAGCTTTAAATTTGAACAGGAAAACCTTAATTCCCTTGAAAGCCAAGAATCTGAATTTTTGATAAGTACTGAGCATGAAGAAGACAACATTAATATTTTAGCATAG
- a CDS encoding DUF192 domain-containing protein, whose protein sequence is MKRNLPSWKKGYRLLLKFKRIVGILLLTLIVIYFFKSHALKIEEYFLLSETNIIKLNLEIAENISDIKKGLSNRDHLAKDNGMLFIFDKPKNLRFWMNNTRIPLDLFYLDKDLIIREIHYNLKPYSKKIIESRLPYSYALEVNAGFTDYYNVKPGDKLIKASN, encoded by the coding sequence ATGAAACGGAATTTGCCGAGTTGGAAGAAAGGTTATCGGCTATTATTAAAGTTTAAAAGGATAGTCGGAATCCTACTTCTTACTTTAATTGTGATTTATTTCTTTAAGAGTCATGCCTTAAAGATTGAAGAATATTTTCTACTTAGCGAGACTAACATCATTAAGCTAAATTTAGAAATTGCCGAAAATATTTCTGATATTAAGAAAGGTTTATCCAATAGAGACCATTTGGCTAAAGACAATGGTATGTTATTTATTTTTGACAAACCAAAAAATTTAAGGTTTTGGATGAATAATACTCGTATTCCTCTCGATTTGTTTTATTTAGATAAGGATTTAATCATCCGTGAAATCCACTATAATTTAAAACCCTATAGCAAAAAAATAATAGAATCTCGGCTGCCTTATTCTTATGCACTTGAGGTAAATGCCGGATTTACTGATTATTACAATGTAAAGCCGGGCGATAAATTAATTAAAGCTTCTAATTAA
- the nagZ gene encoding beta-N-acetylhexosaminidase produces the protein MKNLTISLVTNVIFGLNGTQLNYEEKAFFKEVNPLGFILFKRNCETKEQIKNLIKSLKDLLGRDNILVLIDQEGGRVARLRPPNFRESLPAKIFGDLALTDLEQAKVAVYINHLLMGRELANLGINVDCTPIADLYYKDANDIIGDRSYGDDPYIVGELCKIADIGLRDAGVQSIIKHIPGHGRADKDSHLDLPIVNENLETLEQNDFKVFSRLSDLNLAMTAHIIYSAIDDKLPATISPRVIDYIRNKIGFKGLLVTDDLSMKALTGALKQNAARALEAKCDILLHCNGKIEEMKEIAEAAQPLTTQQITKVSRLNIFLNFEPYNDLLYETEFAELEERLSAIIKV, from the coding sequence ATGAAAAACTTAACCATCTCTTTAGTAACAAATGTAATATTCGGGTTAAACGGCACTCAGCTTAATTATGAAGAAAAAGCATTTTTTAAAGAAGTTAATCCATTGGGCTTTATTCTTTTTAAAAGAAACTGCGAAACTAAGGAGCAGATAAAAAACTTAATAAAATCGCTTAAAGATTTATTGGGCAGAGATAATATTCTAGTACTTATTGATCAGGAAGGTGGTAGAGTTGCAAGATTAAGGCCACCTAATTTTAGAGAAAGCTTACCTGCTAAAATTTTTGGCGACCTTGCCCTTACGGATTTAGAGCAAGCTAAAGTTGCAGTATATATAAATCATCTACTTATGGGTAGAGAACTTGCAAACCTTGGAATAAATGTAGACTGCACACCCATTGCCGACCTTTATTATAAAGATGCAAACGACATCATTGGAGATAGAAGTTACGGCGATGATCCATATATTGTAGGCGAACTTTGTAAAATTGCCGATATCGGCTTAAGGGATGCCGGTGTTCAATCGATTATTAAGCATATACCGGGTCATGGTAGAGCGGATAAAGATAGCCACCTCGACCTGCCTATCGTGAATGAAAATTTGGAGACTCTTGAGCAAAATGATTTCAAAGTATTTAGCCGGCTATCTGATTTAAATTTAGCTATGACTGCACATATAATTTATAGCGCAATAGATGATAAACTTCCTGCAACGATTTCACCTCGAGTTATAGATTATATACGCAATAAAATAGGTTTTAAAGGCTTATTAGTTACCGATGATTTATCGATGAAAGCTCTGACAGGCGCGCTAAAACAAAATGCCGCACGAGCTTTAGAAGCAAAATGCGATATATTACTTCACTGCAATGGTAAAATAGAAGAAATGAAAGAGATTGCAGAAGCAGCACAACCTTTAACAACACAACAAATAACTAAAGTTAGCAGGCTTAACATTTTTTTGAATTTTGAACCCTATAATGATTTGCTGTATGAAACGGAATTTGCCGAGTTGGAAGAAAGGTTATCGGCTATTATTAAAGTTTAA
- a CDS encoding CinA family protein: MIFLDSYKLAEEVIIKAKDQLVRIGTAESCTGGMLSCYLTAVPGSSQVFERGYVTYTEKSKREVLMVSSKVLNEQGAVSEEVARQMLSGLFELSSVHMGISITGVAGPSGGSSTTPVGLVYIGYGSRGDIKCKKYTFVGDRNEIRQQATVESLRLLIKLLSF, encoded by the coding sequence ATGATTTTTTTAGATTCTTATAAACTTGCAGAAGAAGTAATAATTAAAGCCAAGGATCAGCTGGTTAGAATCGGTACCGCCGAATCATGTACCGGTGGAATGCTATCCTGTTACCTGACAGCCGTGCCCGGAAGCTCGCAAGTTTTTGAGAGAGGCTACGTTACCTATACTGAGAAATCCAAGCGAGAAGTATTAATGGTAAGCTCTAAGGTATTGAACGAGCAAGGAGCGGTTAGTGAAGAGGTAGCTCGCCAAATGTTATCGGGGTTATTCGAACTCTCCTCCGTACATATGGGGATAAGCATTACAGGTGTAGCAGGCCCCAGCGGCGGCAGCTCTACAACACCTGTGGGTTTGGTTTATATCGGTTATGGCAGCAGAGGTGATATCAAATGTAAAAAATATACTTTTGTTGGAGACAGAAATGAGATTAGGCAGCAGGCAACGGTAGAATCTTTAAGATTATTAATTAAATTACTAAGCTTTTAG
- a CDS encoding phosphatidylglycerophosphatase A — translation MSNIYKNYDLSTITHAKHTKVKIPFALYSLISTWFFIGRIRFASGTLGSLGFYPLYYWLLLHAADSSEAILNLWICTVVLFILGLWAVTAFQNNTKTFDHSSIVIDEVIGMSLTLAISFKWLYLISQSYFNLFGISQMDLTFIIAFIGFRFFDIRKPFFIKYVDRYYKNPFGVILDDLLAAIFAGVVFYILYVIYDFFRFL, via the coding sequence TTGAGTAACATTTATAAAAACTATGATCTTTCCACGATCACCCATGCTAAGCATACTAAAGTAAAGATTCCTTTTGCTTTATATTCATTAATATCAACTTGGTTTTTTATAGGTAGAATCAGGTTTGCAAGCGGCACATTAGGAAGCTTAGGGTTTTATCCGCTTTATTATTGGTTATTGCTTCATGCAGCCGATAGTTCCGAAGCAATTTTAAACCTTTGGATTTGTACTGTTGTATTATTTATTTTAGGGCTATGGGCGGTAACGGCTTTTCAAAATAATACTAAAACTTTTGACCACTCCTCAATTGTTATTGATGAAGTGATCGGGATGAGTTTAACTCTTGCAATAAGTTTTAAATGGTTATATCTCATCTCACAAAGTTATTTCAATCTATTTGGAATTTCTCAGATGGATTTAACCTTTATTATTGCTTTTATCGGGTTTAGGTTTTTTGATATAAGGAAACCTTTTTTTATAAAATATGTTGATAGGTATTATAAAAATCCTTTCGGTGTGATATTAGATGATTTATTAGCTGCAATATTTGCAGGAGTTGTTTTTTATATTTTATATGTGATATATGATTTTTTTAGATTCTTATAA
- the ispF gene encoding 2-C-methyl-D-erythritol 2,4-cyclodiphosphate synthase translates to MKNIALIVASGLGIRVNASIPKQYLKLGNTSILKLTLLKFINHPKIDAVRVVINLEHHDLYCEATKGLEDKLLPPARGGERRQDSVRNGLQSLSLLPGIKNILIHDAARPFISEEVISNVLKKLELLKAVDTGISLKDTLKSKHPNAIYNRDNFYLTHTPQGFDFQTILKLHNKYQEHIFTDDISLCIEEGIEVGFVESNAQNIKITTPECLTYGGLIMQQNYITRVGYGFDIHKFQPALDQNNTIKLCAIEVPFNKSLSAHSDGDVALHAITDALLGAMGEDDIGMYFPPTDEKWKNTDSTIFLKHAYMLLTDKGGIINNIDVTIVTEKPKLMNFKDMMRKKIAELLNISNNQVSVKAKTSEKLGFVGREEGISVSAVCAITLPKNY, encoded by the coding sequence ATGAAAAATATTGCTTTAATTGTGGCAAGCGGATTAGGAATCAGGGTTAATGCTTCCATACCTAAGCAATATTTAAAATTAGGTAATACCTCTATCTTGAAACTTACCCTTCTCAAATTCATCAATCATCCTAAAATCGATGCCGTAAGGGTAGTAATAAATCTCGAGCATCATGATTTATATTGTGAAGCGACCAAAGGGTTAGAGGATAAGTTACTGCCTCCCGCTCGTGGCGGTGAAAGAAGACAGGACTCGGTAAGAAACGGTTTACAAAGCTTAAGCTTATTACCGGGAATTAAAAATATATTAATCCATGATGCAGCTAGACCTTTTATAAGCGAAGAGGTAATCTCAAATGTACTAAAGAAATTAGAGTTATTAAAAGCAGTGGATACCGGAATATCATTAAAAGATACTTTGAAATCTAAACATCCTAATGCAATATATAACAGGGATAACTTTTACCTTACCCACACGCCGCAGGGGTTTGATTTCCAAACTATTTTAAAGCTTCACAATAAATATCAGGAACATATTTTTACCGATGATATAAGCTTATGCATAGAAGAAGGGATTGAAGTCGGTTTTGTAGAAAGCAATGCGCAAAACATTAAAATTACCACACCTGAGTGTTTAACTTACGGAGGATTAATTATGCAACAAAATTATATTACTCGCGTTGGTTACGGCTTTGATATACATAAATTTCAACCTGCTTTAGATCAGAATAATACCATAAAATTATGTGCTATAGAGGTACCGTTTAACAAATCATTATCAGCCCATTCCGATGGGGATGTTGCGCTACATGCGATTACGGATGCCTTACTCGGTGCGATGGGTGAAGATGATATCGGAATGTATTTCCCTCCGACCGACGAAAAATGGAAAAATACAGACTCCACAATATTCTTAAAGCATGCCTATATGTTATTAACCGATAAGGGAGGCATTATAAACAATATAGATGTCACAATAGTTACAGAAAAGCCTAAGCTCATGAATTTTAAGGATATGATGCGAAAAAAAATTGCAGAATTACTTAATATAAGTAATAATCAGGTAAGTGTAAAAGCCAAAACTTCCGAAAAACTGGGATTTGTCGGCAGAGAAGAGGGCATTTCCGTTTCTGCGGTATGTGCTATTACACTTCCTAAGAACTATTGA